A genomic window from Periweissella cryptocerci includes:
- a CDS encoding leucine-rich repeat protein → MKKETKQHYKMYKSGKQWVYAGLATITLIGGMGSTPLVLADELVSEKTEATSKNADADEKDAKADDKEADDTDKTDTPVVATPDPLPAVDLTPGPDETPETAAPAPEKSAETSKVNSENSDPKTEKTDAKADNKDSKTDNKDVAVVSEKSTKNKNSRAGTTAYSFGLADFTLDATSTIINGLSTQGKNKVTDTNWDGKLTFSSELSGITTFASNMFGGYSNAYNNNIVSVDFSGLTGLITIPASAFYYSENLTTVTISNLQNLTAIGTATGTGAFSSCGLLTTVNLVNLPNLTAFPTDFSYTNLTTVNVDRLPGVTSIPSAAFQACTTLKNININALTNLQSIGDNAFNGTAITDVNLSNLTHLTTIGMQAFASISAMQTLSLADLPALTSIGSYAFNFATNLNSITVGNLNSSLTIGASAFGSAKKGGAVVPANGASDLASAITIRDNINTNPNYNIRANAWYIPAQVTYNFIGPDGQIASPVTKTTGDDGLPIRVGDVRNGSATAPYVKYTVASADSLIGSQANYTNPTIKDGSGTGTINALTAEINYEYDWAQAASFLVNYVDIHGNPIPGIEPQLISGTVNQLLDIEQIPSTDPRLANYDQKAIRVSTDNRGVWAPIDAIPGDGYTLGDNAGHNYQFVYAEKSTVTKMYIDEAGNHITLADGFDHTTLTVDDGDTYDFTNDDVPNIPGYGDGKFVQIDGGSPLVGDVTEDAKIVYYQYQTEAKPGMLYRVDTDGNPLVDANNNTIDPEQFGTGTDGDHYISDSLTLAATVFDGYRYNNEIWYTDDDPTDSNANWQRDETDDPSDLPTTLGDNNGRSYKFVYAAATSVSHKYVDQSGNEITVGTDGTAVDPFIINGYVGDSYTAHAAPTIAGYGDPTLKSGDAQGTMTSGNQQVIVYEYRTDAEPVTIYRVDTDGNDLGSETLSGHYTDEDLSLVPKSIVGYDFTNLFASGLTATRAVPDLNWQAADALANTSLKYGDNAGRSYKFVYTKKVATSTPDSNQQTTKPSTTTPTTKPGTTAPTTKPTTGPKTPSALPVSGGGTKTPGTTGTTGTTGTTGTTGTTGTTGTNTTNTNYVNNPTTTTTPSGTLPKSGSIANRLLPAIGATLLASLIGLLAFIKRRKS, encoded by the coding sequence ATGAAGAAGGAAACGAAACAACACTATAAAATGTACAAAAGCGGCAAGCAATGGGTCTACGCTGGCCTTGCAACTATCACCCTAATCGGTGGTATGGGATCAACTCCCCTCGTCTTAGCTGATGAATTGGTTTCAGAAAAAACTGAAGCAACCTCTAAAAACGCCGACGCCGATGAGAAAGACGCTAAGGCTGACGATAAAGAAGCTGACGACACCGATAAAACAGATACTCCGGTTGTCGCAACCCCAGATCCATTGCCTGCAGTTGATTTAACTCCAGGTCCGGATGAAACTCCTGAAACTGCAGCTCCGGCTCCTGAAAAGAGCGCTGAAACTAGTAAAGTGAATTCTGAAAATTCAGATCCAAAAACTGAAAAAACGGATGCAAAAGCTGATAACAAAGATTCAAAAACCGATAATAAAGACGTTGCTGTTGTATCTGAAAAAAGCACAAAAAACAAGAACTCTCGTGCAGGTACAACCGCTTATTCATTCGGATTAGCTGATTTCACACTTGATGCTACTAGCACAATAATTAACGGATTAAGCACACAAGGAAAAAACAAAGTGACCGATACCAATTGGGATGGAAAATTAACTTTCTCAAGTGAATTATCAGGTATCACGACCTTTGCTTCTAATATGTTCGGTGGTTATAGTAACGCATATAACAATAATATCGTCTCCGTTGATTTTTCTGGGCTAACCGGCTTGATTACCATTCCAGCTTCAGCATTCTACTATTCTGAAAATTTAACAACAGTAACCATTTCTAATTTACAGAATTTAACTGCTATCGGAACAGCTACTGGTACCGGTGCCTTCTCAAGCTGCGGCTTATTGACCACTGTTAATTTGGTAAACTTACCCAATTTAACCGCTTTCCCCACTGATTTTTCATACACTAATTTAACCACGGTCAACGTTGACCGCTTACCTGGAGTAACCTCGATTCCAAGTGCCGCATTTCAAGCCTGTACTACACTTAAAAATATTAATATCAATGCATTAACCAATTTGCAATCAATTGGGGATAATGCCTTCAACGGTACCGCAATAACCGACGTTAATTTGAGCAACTTAACTCACTTAACCACTATCGGTATGCAAGCTTTTGCCAGTATTTCAGCTATGCAAACACTTTCTTTAGCTGATTTACCAGCATTAACTTCAATTGGTAGTTATGCATTCAATTTTGCCACTAATTTGAACAGTATAACTGTAGGTAATCTGAATTCCAGTTTAACAATTGGGGCATCTGCTTTTGGGTCTGCTAAAAAAGGTGGCGCTGTGGTGCCCGCTAATGGAGCTAGCGACTTAGCTTCAGCGATTACAATTAGAGATAATATCAATACAAATCCGAACTATAACATTCGCGCTAACGCTTGGTATATTCCAGCCCAAGTAACATATAATTTCATCGGACCAGATGGCCAGATTGCATCCCCTGTTACAAAAACTACCGGTGATGATGGTCTTCCAATTCGCGTGGGTGATGTTCGGAATGGTTCAGCAACTGCACCATATGTAAAATACACTGTTGCGAGTGCTGATTCACTTATCGGCTCACAAGCCAACTACACTAACCCAACCATCAAGGATGGTAGTGGTACTGGAACGATTAATGCACTTACTGCGGAAATCAATTACGAATATGACTGGGCGCAAGCGGCATCATTTTTAGTTAATTATGTAGATATTCACGGGAACCCAATTCCTGGGATTGAGCCACAGCTAATTAGCGGGACGGTTAATCAATTATTAGATATAGAACAGATACCATCCACTGATCCTCGGCTTGCAAACTACGACCAAAAAGCAATTCGGGTAAGCACTGACAACCGCGGTGTTTGGGCACCAATTGATGCAATCCCAGGGGATGGCTACACTTTAGGCGATAATGCGGGACACAATTATCAATTCGTATATGCCGAAAAGAGTACTGTAACTAAAATGTATATTGACGAAGCCGGTAACCACATTACACTTGCTGATGGGTTCGACCATACTACACTCACTGTCGATGATGGCGATACTTATGATTTTACTAATGATGATGTGCCCAATATTCCCGGTTATGGTGATGGTAAATTTGTCCAAATTGATGGTGGTTCACCTTTAGTTGGTGACGTTACTGAAGATGCAAAAATTGTGTACTATCAATACCAAACTGAAGCTAAGCCCGGCATGCTTTATCGGGTTGATACTGACGGTAATCCACTGGTGGATGCAAATAATAACACCATTGATCCCGAACAATTCGGTACTGGTACTGATGGCGATCATTACATCAGTGATAGCTTAACTTTAGCTGCGACGGTATTTGATGGGTACCGGTACAATAACGAAATCTGGTACACCGATGATGATCCAACTGATTCTAATGCAAATTGGCAACGTGATGAGACGGATGACCCATCTGATTTACCAACAACCCTTGGTGATAACAATGGGCGGAGCTACAAATTCGTTTATGCAGCAGCCACTTCTGTATCGCACAAGTATGTCGACCAATCTGGTAACGAAATCACCGTTGGCACCGATGGAACAGCCGTTGATCCATTCATAATTAATGGTTACGTCGGGGATTCTTATACTGCCCATGCCGCACCAACCATTGCTGGTTACGGTGATCCGACATTAAAATCTGGCGATGCTCAAGGTACGATGACTTCTGGCAATCAACAGGTCATTGTTTACGAATACCGGACAGACGCCGAACCAGTAACTATTTACCGTGTAGATACTGATGGTAATGATCTTGGTTCAGAAACTTTATCTGGGCACTACACTGATGAAGATTTAAGCTTAGTGCCTAAATCAATTGTCGGATATGACTTCACGAACCTCTTTGCTAGCGGTCTAACTGCGACTCGTGCCGTACCAGACCTCAACTGGCAAGCCGCGGATGCTTTAGCTAATACTAGCTTAAAATATGGTGATAATGCTGGTCGTAGTTACAAGTTTGTTTATACAAAAAAGGTAGCTACGTCAACTCCTGATAGCAATCAGCAAACGACTAAACCTAGCACAACAACACCAACGACTAAACCTGGCACAACAGCGCCAACGACTAAGCCTACAACCGGTCCTAAAACACCTAGTGCTTTACCTGTTTCGGGTGGTGGTACTAAAACACCTGGTACAACTGGTACAACTGGTACAACTGGTACAACTGGTACAACTGGTACAACTGGTACAACTGGTACCAACACTACGAATACTAATTACGTAAACAACCCAACTACAACTACGACACCAAGTGGTACATTACCAAAATCCGGTAGCATTGCTAACCGCTTGCTCCCAGCTATTGGAGCCACACTGCTCGCTAGTTTAATTGGATTACTCGCTTTCATTAAGCGTCGTAAATCGTAA